The following proteins are encoded in a genomic region of Gossypium hirsutum isolate 1008001.06 chromosome D05, Gossypium_hirsutum_v2.1, whole genome shotgun sequence:
- the LOC107907187 gene encoding receptor-like protein kinase 5 isoform X1, which produces MSKPTAGFLKIHFNALVLILLFSHASSQLHAAQEQAILINLKQYWQNPSSISHWTLSANSTNHCSWPEITCINNSVTALGLPNKNINGTIPSFICGLQNLASLDLNYNYIIGEFPKTLYNCSKLEYLDLSQNYFVGPIPHDINTLGRLQYLNLMVNNFSGEVPAAIGSLQELSTLLLVKNQFSGPLLLEISNLSKLEILGLADNSEFMPSKFPSSFTNLTKLKTLWMSGTNLIGEIPEIIGDMKALEVLDLSKNALTGEIPKALFLLKNLKAVYLSNNKLLGEIPQVIRASNLTGIDLSQNSLTGRIPSDVGKLEKLSSLVLFYNQLSGEIPEGLGQISTLTDVRLFSNRLSGTLPQDLGRYSMLERFEVCSNRLTGMLPKHLCDGGKLLGVVAFDNNLTGELPTSLGNCDSLVMVDVRQNGLTGSIPSGLWTSLNLSKLLISDNMFTGELPRKVSDNLSRLEMSNNRFFGEIPVDVKLWRNLSVFNASNNFFSGTIPGELTALSSVQVLLLDRNQLHGSLPSDIISWNSLATLNLSQNQLSGQIPEAIGFLPSLNLLDLSKNQISGQIPPQLGQLKSSFINLSSNHLVGNIPKEFENGAYSNSFLNNPGLCAGTANVNLRICGSQKNPNLSYPRILIWISSTAILVLCLSVSFFLSEVCWQRNRILDPEWELTAFQMLTFTIKSILSGLEGQKNKIGDGGSGEVYRVDITGDGDFVAVKKIRNKIKLERELEKEFQAEVMTLSRIKHLNIVKLMGCMSSKDSKLLVYEYMENGSLDLWLNKHRTSGIILDWPKRFRIAIGAAQGLCYMHHDCSPPIIHRDVKSSNILLDSEFNAKVADFGLAKMLIKGKPTTMSAVAGSIGYIAPEYAHTRRINEKVDVYSFGVILLELTTGRKPDQGDENRSLAEWAQRYFEQGNSIFDALAEGIKKPCHLNQMCNVFKLGLCCTRTLPPLRPSMRDVLQILVQSAHPLDYQSKSAEKEFDKAVSLQKLKDGPTFGPNNVYSV; this is translated from the exons ATGTCAAAGCCAACAGCCGGTTTCCTCAAAATTCATTTCAATGCCCTCGTCCTTATTCTTCTTTTCAGCCATGCAAGTTCCCAGCTGCATGCTGCTCAAGAACAAGCTATCTTAATCAACCTAAAGCAATATTGGCAAAACCCATCCTCCATCAGCCACTGGACCCTCTCAGCAAACTCCACTAACCATTGCAGCTGGCCTGAAATCACTTGCATTAACAATTCAGTCACTGCGTTAGGCCTTCCCAACAAGAACATCAACGGTACAATCCCATCTTTCATTTGTGGCCTTCAGAACCTTGCATCCCTTGATCTCAATTATAACTACATCATAGGTGAATTTCCAAAAACTCTCTACAACTGTTCCAAACTTGAGTATTTGGACCTCTCTCAAAACTATTTCGTTGGCCCCATCCCTCATGACATCAACACACTAGGCCGGCTCCAGTACTTGAATCTTATGGTTAATAATTTTTCAGGCGAAGTTCCTGCCGCCATTGGATCGTTGCAAGAGCTAAGTACCCTTCTGCTTGTTAAGAACCAGTTCAGCGGTCCTCTCCTGCTAGAAATTAGCAACTTATCCAAGCTTGAAATTTTGGGATTAGCAGATAATTCAGAATTCATGCCGTCTAAGTTTCCTTCAAGTTTCACTAACTTGACGAAGCTGAAGACTTTATGGATGTCTGGAACAAATTTAATTGGTGAAATCCCTGAGATAATTGGAGATATGAAAGCTCTCGAGGTGTTGGATTTATCTAAAAATGCACTAACGGGAGAAATCCCAAAAGCATTGTTCTTGTTGAAGAATTTGAAGGCGGTATACCTTTCCAACAATAAGCTACTCGGAGAGATTCCTCAAGTGATTCGAGCTTCCAATCTGACAGGAATTGATCTTTCTCAAAACAGCCTGACTGGAAGAATCCCGAGTGATGTCGGGAAGCTAGAAAAGTTATCCAGTTTAGTTCTGTTTTACAATCAACTGTCAGGCGAAATTCCTGAAGGCCTCGGCCAAATCTCCACGTTAACAGACGTTAGATTGTTTAGCAATAGATTGTCAGGCACTCTACCTCAAGATCTCGGCCGATACTCGATGCTTGAGAGATTTGAGGTTTGTTCTAACAGGCTGACAGGGATGTTGCCTAAGCATTTATGCGATGGAGGTAAGTTGCTGGGAGTTGTAGCCTTTGACAACAATCTTACGGGAGAATTGCCAACATCACTCGGTAACTGTGATAGCTTAGTAATGGTTGATGTCCGCCAGAATGGTCTTACTGGGAGCATTCCCAGTGGACTATGGACATCGTTGAACTTATCAAAGTTACTGATAAGTGACAACATGTTCACTGGTGAGCTTCCCCGAAAAGTGTCGGATAATCTCTCCAGACTCGAGATGAGTAACAACCGGTTTTTTGGAGAAATACCTGTTGATGTGAAGCTGTGGAGGAACCTTTCCGTATTTAATGCCAGTAACAACTTCTTCAGTGGTACAATTCCTGGAGAATTAACTGCCCTTTCATCTGTACAAGTTCTTTTGCTTGACCGAAACCAACTCCATGGCTCCCTTCCATCTGATATAATCTCATGGAACTCACTCGCTACTCTAAACCTTAGCCAAAACCAACTTTCGGGACAAATTCCAGAGGCCATTGGTTTTCTACCGAGCCTAAACTTATTGGATCTGTCTAAAAACCAAATTTCAGGCCAAATTCCTCCTCAACTTGGTCAACTAAAGTCTAGTTTCATTAACCTTTCTTCCAATCATCTCGTGGGGAACATCCCAAAAGAGTTCGAAAATGGTGCGTACTCCAACAGCTTCCTAAACAATCCTGGTCTCTGTGCAGGTACTGCAAATGTAAACCTCCGCATTTGTGGTTCACAAAAAAACCCGAACTTGAGTTATCCTCGAATTCTTATTTGGATTTCGAGCACAGCAATTCTTGTACTGTGTTTGTCAGTTTCATTCTTCCTCTCTGAAGTCTGTTGGCAGAGAAATCGCATCTTGGATCCGGAATGGGAGCTCACCGCATTCCAAATGTTGACTTTCACGATAAAAAGCATTTTGTCAGGATTGGAAGGTCAAAAAAACAAGATTGGAGATGGGGGATCAGGAGAAGTATACCGTGTTGATATAACTGGCGATGGTGATTTCGTTGCCGTTAAGAAGATTCGGAATAAGATAAAGCTTGAGAGGGAATTGGAGAAGGAATTTCAAGCTGAAGTTATGACATTGAGCAGAATTAAGCATTTGAACATAGTGAAACTGATGGGTTGCATGTCAAGTAAGGACTCGAAACTTCTTGTTTACGAGTACATGGAGAACGGGAGCCTTGACCTATGGTTGAATAAGCACCGAACATCGGGTATCATCTTGGACTGGCCTAAGCGATTCCGAATCGCGATCGGGGCTGCCCAAGGACTCTGCTATATGCACCACGATTGCTCCCCACCCATTATTCATCGAGATGTGAAGTCAAGCAACATCCTGTTAGATTCTGAATTCAATGCCAAAGTTGCTGATTTTGGTCTAGCTAAGATGTTGATCAAAGGAAAACCAACAACAATGTCTGCGGTGGCTGGTTCGATTGGCTACATTGCTCCTG AATATGCTCATACACGGAGAATCAACGAGAAGGTCGATGTTTATAGCTTCGGAGTCATCCTTTTGGAGCTAACAACAGGACGAAAACCGGATCAGGGGGATGAAAACAGATCACTTGCAGAATGGGCTCAACGATACTTTGAACAAGGCAACTCGATATTTGATGCATTAGCTGAAGGTATCAAAAAACCTTGTCACTTGAACCAAATGTGCAATGTCTTCAAACTCGGTCTCTGTTGTACAAGAACATTGCCTCCGTTAAGACCTTCCATGAGAGATGTTCTGCAAATTTTAGTCCAAAGCGCTCATCCTCTTGATTATCAAAGTAAGAGCGCTGAAAAGGAGTTTGATAAGGCTGTTTCGCTTCAAAAGTTAAAAGATGGACCGACCTTCGGTCCCAATAATGTTTACTCGGTATGA
- the LOC107907188 gene encoding uncharacterized protein isoform X1, with translation MSALHSADSFLLSLSRAFCSPLAVFIQIQGCVICLTLAIGWAFAAYVRKREINRIEDGIKGGNSFAFLCHDIYELEHSNQVNLPRVSVVMPLKGFGEHNLHNWKSQITSLYGGPIEFLFVVESTEDPAYHAVSQLITEFKGDVDARVIVAGLSTTCSQKIHNQLVGVENMHKDSKYVLFLDDDVRFHPGSIGVLTTEMEKNPEIFIQTGYPLDLPSGTLGSYCIYEYHMPCSMGFATGGKTFFLWGGCMMMHADDFRHDNYGVVSGLRDGGYSDDMTLAAIAGTIASTKSFTRAHKRLITSPPVAVFPHPIASDLTFSRYWNYLRKQTFVLESYISTVNWLMNRALFLTHFYLSWGFVAPYFMAMVHVAAALQIYIKDYSYGETTCTSGGLLLAIWLAICTFTELLSMWNLTRIEVQLCNILSPEAPKLSLDYYNWSMIFVAMLVDNFLYPISAFWSHFSQTINWSGIRYNLKNGKIHKIERNKDKGPEFTDLGGKHLYGKKAATPKASLLGSLGRSLAHWHQPKKYDV, from the exons ATGTCAGCATTGCACTCTGCCGATTCGTTTCTCTTATCTCTCAGCAGAGCATTTTGTAGTCCTCTTGCTGTTTTTATTCAAATCCAG GGATGTGTAATCTGCTTGACTCTTGCTATTGGGTGGGCTTTTGCTGCCTATGTCAG GAAAAGAGAGATCAATCGAATAGAAGATGGCATAAAAGGCGGCAATAGCTTTGCTTTTCTATGCCATGATATTTATGAACTTGAGCACTCTAATCAGGTCAATCTACCACGGGTTTCGGTTGTGATGCCTTTAAAGGGTTTTGGAGAGCATAATCTACACAATTGGAAGAGTCAG ATCACATCTCTTTATGGTGGCCCAATTGAGTTCCTTTTTGTGGTTGAAAGTACTGAAGACCCCGCTTACCATGCTGTATCTCAGTTAATAACAGAATTTAAG GGTGACGTGGATGCAAGAGTCATTGTAGCTGGTTTATCAACAACCTGTAGTCAGAAAATACATAACCAGCTG GTTGGGGTGGAGAATATGCATAAAGATTCCAAGTACGTATTATTTTTGGATGATGATGTTAGGTTCCACCCAGGATCAATTGGGGTCCTCACTACTGAAATGGAAAAGAATCCTGAG ATATTTATTCAAACTGGATACCCTCTTGATTTACCATCTGGAACTTTAGGGAGTTACTGCATCTACGAATACCATATG CCATGCTCAATGGGATTTGCTACTGGTGGGAAAACATTTTTTCTTTGGGGAGGGTGCATGATG ATGCATGCTGATGATTTTAGACATGATAACTATGGTGTGGTCTCAGGACTTCGAGATGGTGGATACTCCGATGATATGACTCTAGCTGCTATAGCTGGTACTATAGCCTCTACTAAATCTTTTACCA GAGCCCACAAGAGGCTTATTACATCTCCTCCAGTTGCTGTTTTCCCTCATCCTATTGCAAGTGATCTTACTTTCTCAAG GTACTGGAATTACTTGAGGAAGCAAACATTTGTTTTGGAATCATATATAAGCACGGTTAATTGGCTAATGAATAGAGCACTGTTTTTAACCCACTTCTATCTGTCATGGGGATTTGTTGCACCGTACTTCATGGCTATGGTTCATGTTGCAGCAGCACTACAAATCTATATAAAAGATTATTCATATGGCGAAACAACCTGTACTTCTGGTG GATTGTTATTGGCAATTTGGCTAGCTATATGTACCTTCACGGAGCTACTTTCTATGTGGAACTTAACAAGGATTGAAGTTCAACTATGCAACATTTTATCTCCAGAGGCACCTAAGCTCTCACTTGATTATTACAACTGGAGCATG ATTTTTGTTGCAATGCTGGTTGATAATTTTCTATACCCGATCTCTGCATTCTGGTCGCATTTCTCTCAAACTATAAATTGGTCTGGTATTCGATATAACTTGAAGAATGGAAAGATACACAAG ATTGAAAGGAACAAAGACAAGGGTCCAGAGTTCACAGACCTTGGAGGGAAGCATTTATATGGAAAGAAAGCAGCCACTCCCAAAGCCTCACTCCTCGGCTCGTTGGGGAGAAGTTTGGCTCACTGGCATCAACCTAAAAAATATGATGTCTAA
- the LOC107907187 gene encoding receptor-like protein kinase 5 isoform X2 translates to MPSKFPSSFTNLTKLKTLWMSGTNLIGEIPEIIGDMKALEVLDLSKNALTGEIPKALFLLKNLKAVYLSNNKLLGEIPQVIRASNLTGIDLSQNSLTGRIPSDVGKLEKLSSLVLFYNQLSGEIPEGLGQISTLTDVRLFSNRLSGTLPQDLGRYSMLERFEVCSNRLTGMLPKHLCDGGKLLGVVAFDNNLTGELPTSLGNCDSLVMVDVRQNGLTGSIPSGLWTSLNLSKLLISDNMFTGELPRKVSDNLSRLEMSNNRFFGEIPVDVKLWRNLSVFNASNNFFSGTIPGELTALSSVQVLLLDRNQLHGSLPSDIISWNSLATLNLSQNQLSGQIPEAIGFLPSLNLLDLSKNQISGQIPPQLGQLKSSFINLSSNHLVGNIPKEFENGAYSNSFLNNPGLCAGTANVNLRICGSQKNPNLSYPRILIWISSTAILVLCLSVSFFLSEVCWQRNRILDPEWELTAFQMLTFTIKSILSGLEGQKNKIGDGGSGEVYRVDITGDGDFVAVKKIRNKIKLERELEKEFQAEVMTLSRIKHLNIVKLMGCMSSKDSKLLVYEYMENGSLDLWLNKHRTSGIILDWPKRFRIAIGAAQGLCYMHHDCSPPIIHRDVKSSNILLDSEFNAKVADFGLAKMLIKGKPTTMSAVAGSIGYIAPEYAHTRRINEKVDVYSFGVILLELTTGRKPDQGDENRSLAEWAQRYFEQGNSIFDALAEGIKKPCHLNQMCNVFKLGLCCTRTLPPLRPSMRDVLQILVQSAHPLDYQSKSAEKEFDKAVSLQKLKDGPTFGPNNVYSV, encoded by the exons ATGCCGTCTAAGTTTCCTTCAAGTTTCACTAACTTGACGAAGCTGAAGACTTTATGGATGTCTGGAACAAATTTAATTGGTGAAATCCCTGAGATAATTGGAGATATGAAAGCTCTCGAGGTGTTGGATTTATCTAAAAATGCACTAACGGGAGAAATCCCAAAAGCATTGTTCTTGTTGAAGAATTTGAAGGCGGTATACCTTTCCAACAATAAGCTACTCGGAGAGATTCCTCAAGTGATTCGAGCTTCCAATCTGACAGGAATTGATCTTTCTCAAAACAGCCTGACTGGAAGAATCCCGAGTGATGTCGGGAAGCTAGAAAAGTTATCCAGTTTAGTTCTGTTTTACAATCAACTGTCAGGCGAAATTCCTGAAGGCCTCGGCCAAATCTCCACGTTAACAGACGTTAGATTGTTTAGCAATAGATTGTCAGGCACTCTACCTCAAGATCTCGGCCGATACTCGATGCTTGAGAGATTTGAGGTTTGTTCTAACAGGCTGACAGGGATGTTGCCTAAGCATTTATGCGATGGAGGTAAGTTGCTGGGAGTTGTAGCCTTTGACAACAATCTTACGGGAGAATTGCCAACATCACTCGGTAACTGTGATAGCTTAGTAATGGTTGATGTCCGCCAGAATGGTCTTACTGGGAGCATTCCCAGTGGACTATGGACATCGTTGAACTTATCAAAGTTACTGATAAGTGACAACATGTTCACTGGTGAGCTTCCCCGAAAAGTGTCGGATAATCTCTCCAGACTCGAGATGAGTAACAACCGGTTTTTTGGAGAAATACCTGTTGATGTGAAGCTGTGGAGGAACCTTTCCGTATTTAATGCCAGTAACAACTTCTTCAGTGGTACAATTCCTGGAGAATTAACTGCCCTTTCATCTGTACAAGTTCTTTTGCTTGACCGAAACCAACTCCATGGCTCCCTTCCATCTGATATAATCTCATGGAACTCACTCGCTACTCTAAACCTTAGCCAAAACCAACTTTCGGGACAAATTCCAGAGGCCATTGGTTTTCTACCGAGCCTAAACTTATTGGATCTGTCTAAAAACCAAATTTCAGGCCAAATTCCTCCTCAACTTGGTCAACTAAAGTCTAGTTTCATTAACCTTTCTTCCAATCATCTCGTGGGGAACATCCCAAAAGAGTTCGAAAATGGTGCGTACTCCAACAGCTTCCTAAACAATCCTGGTCTCTGTGCAGGTACTGCAAATGTAAACCTCCGCATTTGTGGTTCACAAAAAAACCCGAACTTGAGTTATCCTCGAATTCTTATTTGGATTTCGAGCACAGCAATTCTTGTACTGTGTTTGTCAGTTTCATTCTTCCTCTCTGAAGTCTGTTGGCAGAGAAATCGCATCTTGGATCCGGAATGGGAGCTCACCGCATTCCAAATGTTGACTTTCACGATAAAAAGCATTTTGTCAGGATTGGAAGGTCAAAAAAACAAGATTGGAGATGGGGGATCAGGAGAAGTATACCGTGTTGATATAACTGGCGATGGTGATTTCGTTGCCGTTAAGAAGATTCGGAATAAGATAAAGCTTGAGAGGGAATTGGAGAAGGAATTTCAAGCTGAAGTTATGACATTGAGCAGAATTAAGCATTTGAACATAGTGAAACTGATGGGTTGCATGTCAAGTAAGGACTCGAAACTTCTTGTTTACGAGTACATGGAGAACGGGAGCCTTGACCTATGGTTGAATAAGCACCGAACATCGGGTATCATCTTGGACTGGCCTAAGCGATTCCGAATCGCGATCGGGGCTGCCCAAGGACTCTGCTATATGCACCACGATTGCTCCCCACCCATTATTCATCGAGATGTGAAGTCAAGCAACATCCTGTTAGATTCTGAATTCAATGCCAAAGTTGCTGATTTTGGTCTAGCTAAGATGTTGATCAAAGGAAAACCAACAACAATGTCTGCGGTGGCTGGTTCGATTGGCTACATTGCTCCTG AATATGCTCATACACGGAGAATCAACGAGAAGGTCGATGTTTATAGCTTCGGAGTCATCCTTTTGGAGCTAACAACAGGACGAAAACCGGATCAGGGGGATGAAAACAGATCACTTGCAGAATGGGCTCAACGATACTTTGAACAAGGCAACTCGATATTTGATGCATTAGCTGAAGGTATCAAAAAACCTTGTCACTTGAACCAAATGTGCAATGTCTTCAAACTCGGTCTCTGTTGTACAAGAACATTGCCTCCGTTAAGACCTTCCATGAGAGATGTTCTGCAAATTTTAGTCCAAAGCGCTCATCCTCTTGATTATCAAAGTAAGAGCGCTGAAAAGGAGTTTGATAAGGCTGTTTCGCTTCAAAAGTTAAAAGATGGACCGACCTTCGGTCCCAATAATGTTTACTCGGTATGA
- the LOC107907188 gene encoding uncharacterized protein isoform X2 translates to MSALHSADSFLLSLSRAFCSPLAVFIQIQGCVICLTLAIGWAFAAYVRKREINRIEDGIKGGNSFAFLCHDIYELEHSNQVNLPRVSVVMPLKGFGEHNLHNWKSQITSLYGGPIEFLFVVESTEDPAYHAVSQLITEFKGDVDARVIVAGLSTTCSQKIHNQLVGVENMHKDSKYVLFLDDDVRFHPGSIGVLTTEMEKNPEIFIQTGYPLDLPSGTLGSYCIYEYHMPCSMGFATGGKTFFLWGGCMMMHADDFRHDNYGVVSGLRDGGYSDDMTLAAIAGAHKRLITSPPVAVFPHPIASDLTFSRYWNYLRKQTFVLESYISTVNWLMNRALFLTHFYLSWGFVAPYFMAMVHVAAALQIYIKDYSYGETTCTSGGLLLAIWLAICTFTELLSMWNLTRIEVQLCNILSPEAPKLSLDYYNWSMIFVAMLVDNFLYPISAFWSHFSQTINWSGIRYNLKNGKIHKIERNKDKGPEFTDLGGKHLYGKKAATPKASLLGSLGRSLAHWHQPKKYDV, encoded by the exons ATGTCAGCATTGCACTCTGCCGATTCGTTTCTCTTATCTCTCAGCAGAGCATTTTGTAGTCCTCTTGCTGTTTTTATTCAAATCCAG GGATGTGTAATCTGCTTGACTCTTGCTATTGGGTGGGCTTTTGCTGCCTATGTCAG GAAAAGAGAGATCAATCGAATAGAAGATGGCATAAAAGGCGGCAATAGCTTTGCTTTTCTATGCCATGATATTTATGAACTTGAGCACTCTAATCAGGTCAATCTACCACGGGTTTCGGTTGTGATGCCTTTAAAGGGTTTTGGAGAGCATAATCTACACAATTGGAAGAGTCAG ATCACATCTCTTTATGGTGGCCCAATTGAGTTCCTTTTTGTGGTTGAAAGTACTGAAGACCCCGCTTACCATGCTGTATCTCAGTTAATAACAGAATTTAAG GGTGACGTGGATGCAAGAGTCATTGTAGCTGGTTTATCAACAACCTGTAGTCAGAAAATACATAACCAGCTG GTTGGGGTGGAGAATATGCATAAAGATTCCAAGTACGTATTATTTTTGGATGATGATGTTAGGTTCCACCCAGGATCAATTGGGGTCCTCACTACTGAAATGGAAAAGAATCCTGAG ATATTTATTCAAACTGGATACCCTCTTGATTTACCATCTGGAACTTTAGGGAGTTACTGCATCTACGAATACCATATG CCATGCTCAATGGGATTTGCTACTGGTGGGAAAACATTTTTTCTTTGGGGAGGGTGCATGATG ATGCATGCTGATGATTTTAGACATGATAACTATGGTGTGGTCTCAGGACTTCGAGATGGTGGATACTCCGATGATATGACTCTAGCTGCTATAGCTG GAGCCCACAAGAGGCTTATTACATCTCCTCCAGTTGCTGTTTTCCCTCATCCTATTGCAAGTGATCTTACTTTCTCAAG GTACTGGAATTACTTGAGGAAGCAAACATTTGTTTTGGAATCATATATAAGCACGGTTAATTGGCTAATGAATAGAGCACTGTTTTTAACCCACTTCTATCTGTCATGGGGATTTGTTGCACCGTACTTCATGGCTATGGTTCATGTTGCAGCAGCACTACAAATCTATATAAAAGATTATTCATATGGCGAAACAACCTGTACTTCTGGTG GATTGTTATTGGCAATTTGGCTAGCTATATGTACCTTCACGGAGCTACTTTCTATGTGGAACTTAACAAGGATTGAAGTTCAACTATGCAACATTTTATCTCCAGAGGCACCTAAGCTCTCACTTGATTATTACAACTGGAGCATG ATTTTTGTTGCAATGCTGGTTGATAATTTTCTATACCCGATCTCTGCATTCTGGTCGCATTTCTCTCAAACTATAAATTGGTCTGGTATTCGATATAACTTGAAGAATGGAAAGATACACAAG ATTGAAAGGAACAAAGACAAGGGTCCAGAGTTCACAGACCTTGGAGGGAAGCATTTATATGGAAAGAAAGCAGCCACTCCCAAAGCCTCACTCCTCGGCTCGTTGGGGAGAAGTTTGGCTCACTGGCATCAACCTAAAAAATATGATGTCTAA